The following are encoded in a window of Ruminiclostridium herbifermentans genomic DNA:
- a CDS encoding epoxyqueuosine reductase QueH gives MKLILHMCCGPCSTFPIQELLKENFEIQGLYYNPNIHPIEEHTRRKENVEKLSSITNIPVAYDDEFRQDEWEAMKDIGEDRCHKCYSLRLEKAARYAAEKGYDAFTTTLLVSPYQKHDLIKELGEYYAKKYGVQFVYRDFRPGFRQGQQMARDMGLYRQKYCGCILSLNNK, from the coding sequence ATGAAACTTATATTGCATATGTGTTGTGGACCATGTTCCACATTTCCTATACAGGAGTTGTTGAAAGAGAACTTTGAAATTCAAGGTTTATATTATAATCCTAATATTCATCCAATCGAAGAACATACTAGAAGAAAAGAAAATGTAGAAAAACTCAGCAGTATAACAAATATACCAGTAGCATACGATGATGAATTTAGGCAGGATGAGTGGGAAGCAATGAAGGATATTGGAGAGGACAGATGCCATAAATGCTATTCCTTACGATTAGAAAAAGCTGCAAGGTATGCAGCGGAAAAAGGTTATGATGCATTTACTACAACTCTTTTGGTTAGTCCATATCAAAAACACGATTTAATAAAAGAACTTGGTGAATATTATGCAAAGAAATATGGTGTGCAATTTGTATATAGGGATTTTAGACCAGGCTTCAGACAAGGACAGCAAATGGCAAGAGATATGGGACTGTATCGCCAAAAGTATTGTGGATGTATATTGTCGTTGAACAATAAATAA
- the ruvB gene encoding Holliday junction branch migration DNA helicase RuvB — protein sequence MEDERLVNRETHSEDIDEVSLRPKKLDEYIGQSKVKSNLNVFIEAAKRRNEALDHVLLYGPPGLGKTTLASIISSEMGVNLRITSGPAIEKAGDLAAILTNLSTHDVLFIDEIHRLNRSVEEILYPAMEDYALDIIIGKGPSARSIRIDLPKFTLIGATTRAGLLTAPLRDRFGVINKLEMYTADELKHIVKRSAGILNIELDEDGAYEIARRSRGTPRIANRLLKRVRDFAQVIGKGIIDLKVAKHALDALEVDEIGLDGVDRNMLLSIITKFSGGPVGLDTLAASIGEDPGTIEDVYEPFLIQLGYINKTPRGRMATRHAYEHFGLPFGEE from the coding sequence ATGGAAGATGAAAGACTAGTAAATAGAGAAACACATTCTGAAGATATTGATGAAGTGAGTTTAAGACCAAAAAAGCTTGACGAATATATAGGACAATCCAAGGTGAAGAGTAATCTGAATGTATTTATTGAGGCTGCTAAAAGAAGAAATGAAGCTTTGGATCACGTTTTACTATATGGACCTCCTGGATTGGGAAAGACTACACTTGCCAGTATAATTTCATCTGAAATGGGCGTAAACCTTAGAATTACATCGGGACCAGCAATTGAAAAAGCAGGGGATTTGGCTGCAATACTAACAAATTTAAGCACCCATGATGTACTTTTTATTGATGAAATTCATCGCCTTAACAGGAGTGTAGAAGAAATTTTATATCCGGCTATGGAAGACTATGCCTTGGACATAATCATAGGTAAGGGACCAAGTGCTCGTTCTATTAGAATTGACCTTCCTAAATTTACATTAATAGGTGCTACTACCAGAGCTGGACTACTTACTGCCCCGCTCAGGGATAGATTTGGCGTTATTAATAAGCTTGAAATGTATACTGCCGATGAACTTAAGCATATTGTAAAGCGTTCTGCAGGAATACTTAACATAGAATTAGATGAAGATGGTGCTTATGAAATTGCAAGAAGGTCAAGAGGAACGCCTAGAATTGCAAACAGGCTATTGAAAAGGGTTCGTGATTTTGCGCAAGTTATTGGAAAAGGGATAATAGATTTAAAGGTTGCAAAACATGCCCTTGATGCCCTTGAGGTTGATGAAATTGGTCTTGATGGCGTAGATAGAAATATGCTTTTGAGTATAATAACAAAATTTAGTGGGGGACCTGTAGGACTTGATACTCTTGCAGCTTCTATTGGAGAGGACCCAGGAACAATAGAGGATGTATATGAGCCTTTTCTTATACAACTGGGTTATATTAATAAGACACCTAGAGGGAGAATGGCTACAAGGCATGCATATGAGCATTTTGGACTGCCTTTTGGGGAGGAATAG
- a CDS encoding GerMN domain-containing protein, whose amino-acid sequence MKRTISIMLVVMLMITGCSFIGKNPKDSDKIIPDAIQTDKDENSAANAFVINESAQNSNNTTAANSTSDNALMASGAASGISSESIDTETFVENGTGKGVISDSNNKESVLITLYYRTKEGLLVPVTRKVTKQEGLAKAAINGLVDQAVTREQLAYYGLYPVLPKGTTIRGLSIKNGNAIIDFSKEFLNSASKSDEQMIISSVVYTLTGFKTISNVEIRVEGKTLDRLVNGTDLPEISNRQNTFINTDETELKDGCVKCDLYYMVYGNKELNYLVPVSKQIEKSEANQIPLMMFSELAKTPSESKYFTSFPEGTKLLSYDERNGLVTLDFSSQISNYGGSEKEQSLLNQIYYTVSQLKGANKVKILIDGKENTLPEGTEVAVAKILPGTINKVIDK is encoded by the coding sequence ATGAAAAGAACAATTAGCATTATGCTAGTAGTTATGCTGATGATTACAGGATGTTCATTTATAGGAAAGAATCCGAAGGATTCAGATAAAATTATTCCTGATGCTATACAGACAGACAAGGATGAAAATTCGGCGGCAAATGCCTTTGTAATTAATGAATCAGCACAAAATAGCAATAATACTACAGCTGCAAATTCGACTAGTGATAATGCATTAATGGCTAGTGGAGCAGCAAGCGGTATTTCTAGTGAATCAATAGATACAGAGACTTTTGTAGAGAATGGGACAGGAAAAGGTGTTATCAGTGATTCAAATAATAAAGAAAGTGTATTGATAACACTTTATTATAGAACTAAAGAAGGCCTGCTTGTACCTGTTACTAGAAAAGTAACAAAGCAAGAAGGCTTAGCGAAGGCGGCAATAAACGGTTTAGTGGATCAAGCAGTAACAAGGGAACAGCTGGCTTATTATGGCTTGTATCCTGTATTGCCAAAGGGTACAACTATAAGAGGTCTGAGCATTAAAAATGGAAATGCTATTATAGACTTTTCGAAGGAATTTCTTAATTCTGCAAGTAAATCTGATGAGCAAATGATAATTTCCTCCGTTGTATATACTTTAACAGGATTTAAAACAATTTCAAATGTTGAAATAAGAGTTGAAGGAAAAACACTTGATAGGCTTGTTAACGGCACTGATTTACCCGAAATTTCCAACAGACAGAATACTTTTATTAATACGGATGAAACCGAACTTAAAGATGGTTGCGTAAAATGCGATTTATATTATATGGTCTATGGTAATAAAGAGTTAAATTATCTAGTGCCAGTCTCAAAGCAAATTGAAAAATCAGAGGCTAATCAAATTCCATTAATGATGTTTTCTGAACTTGCAAAAACACCAAGTGAATCTAAATATTTTACATCATTCCCAGAAGGAACTAAGCTGCTTTCATATGACGAACGAAATGGGTTGGTGACATTGGATTTTTCTTCTCAGATAAGCAATTATGGAGGATCAGAGAAGGAACAAAGCTTATTAAATCAGATATATTATACTGTAAGCCAATTAAAAGGAGCTAATAAAGTAAAAATATTGATAGATGGAAAGGAAAACACTTTACCAGAAGGTACTGAGGTTGCAGTAGCTAAAATTTTACCCGGTACTATAAATAAGGTAATAGACAAATAA
- a CDS encoding N-acetylmuramoyl-L-alanine amidase, whose product MKKILIHFILILSLFTVFTTVTFGQQQPISVIVNDITIKFPDAQPFLDSNNRTQTPAKFIAEELGATVAWDGQEQKATFKLGDTTLVLFINDAYYTLNGKLKQMDTTALLKDGRTYVPAKYVAEAFGADISWNSANRTVYISTKNTVITGGSDTKGNSSADDGTSIKDSTNNSVSQEPNTSNENANEETAVSDQEQIHTVLTYVNDKNKAYYLLKDINLLSLGSGNNFSEAYDMENGRYSIIIPERSGVFIKQEVLNIDDSLVSSVEIKEDEETKATHIVFNIKTEVNFYISYNEKSNVTEINLLAPKKAELSYINKYDRVYFSLKGIQLASVGSTITNYFTESYDAEQYTIILPASSKIFLKEEVFNIDDSRVSTVEIKRDKETRDTHIVINTKKEFKFFISFNEKLNQSEINLLTPAKDDEIIVVIDAGHGGVDPGACKGTTYEKDLNLAIALKLEELLEAKNIKTYMIRQDDTFVGLYDRPYIANALNATLFLSIHNNSIDNSKVSGTETLYYPERAGDTSFTGEKFAKLLQDSLINKLKTVNRKTVERPNLVVLKYTKMPAALCEIGFLTNPTDLKNLKSEAFQQKTAQALCDAVIKALEKIELEKKANQ is encoded by the coding sequence ATGAAAAAAATACTAATACACTTTATATTGATTTTAAGTCTCTTTACAGTTTTTACAACAGTTACATTTGGTCAGCAGCAGCCAATAAGTGTAATAGTTAATGATATAACAATCAAATTTCCTGATGCACAGCCATTTCTTGATTCAAATAATAGGACTCAAACACCTGCTAAATTTATTGCTGAAGAATTGGGAGCCACTGTAGCTTGGGACGGTCAAGAGCAGAAAGCAACCTTTAAATTAGGAGACACCACATTAGTACTTTTTATAAATGATGCATATTACACATTAAATGGTAAATTAAAGCAGATGGATACTACTGCTTTGTTAAAGGATGGCAGAACCTATGTACCAGCAAAGTATGTAGCTGAAGCCTTTGGTGCTGATATTAGCTGGAATTCTGCAAATAGAACAGTTTATATTAGTACAAAAAATACAGTCATTACAGGCGGCTCAGATACTAAAGGAAACTCTAGTGCTGACGATGGTACAAGCATTAAGGACAGCACAAACAATTCAGTATCACAGGAGCCCAACACAAGCAATGAAAATGCAAATGAGGAAACAGCTGTAAGTGACCAAGAGCAAATACATACCGTATTAACTTATGTTAATGATAAAAATAAAGCTTACTATTTATTAAAGGATATTAATTTATTAAGCCTTGGTTCTGGTAACAATTTTTCAGAAGCATATGATATGGAAAACGGCAGATATTCAATTATTATACCTGAAAGGTCAGGTGTTTTCATAAAGCAAGAAGTTCTTAACATTGACGATTCATTGGTGAGTTCTGTTGAAATAAAAGAGGATGAGGAAACAAAAGCTACTCATATAGTGTTTAATATAAAAACAGAGGTTAATTTTTACATATCCTATAATGAAAAATCAAATGTGACTGAAATAAATTTACTTGCACCTAAGAAGGCTGAACTATCATATATAAATAAATACGATAGAGTCTATTTCTCATTAAAGGGAATACAACTTGCAAGTGTTGGTTCTACTATTACAAATTACTTTACAGAAAGCTATGATGCAGAACAATACACAATAATTTTGCCTGCAAGTTCTAAAATTTTTCTTAAGGAAGAAGTTTTTAACATAGATGATTCACGGGTTAGTACCGTTGAAATTAAAAGAGATAAAGAAACAAGAGACACTCATATAGTCATTAATACAAAAAAGGAGTTCAAATTTTTCATTTCTTTTAATGAAAAACTGAATCAATCTGAAATAAACTTGTTAACGCCTGCAAAAGATGATGAAATAATAGTTGTTATTGATGCTGGTCATGGTGGTGTTGACCCTGGTGCTTGTAAAGGTACTACATATGAAAAAGATTTAAACCTTGCTATAGCATTAAAGTTGGAAGAACTTCTTGAGGCTAAGAATATTAAAACGTATATGATTCGTCAAGATGACACATTTGTTGGCTTATATGATAGACCATATATTGCAAATGCCTTAAATGCAACACTGTTTTTAAGTATACATAATAATTCTATTGACAATAGTAAAGTAAGTGGAACAGAAACACTATATTATCCTGAAAGGGCTGGGGATACCTCATTTACAGGCGAGAAATTTGCAAAATTGCTACAAGATTCGTTAATTAATAAGTTGAAAACAGTTAATAGGAAAACCGTTGAAAGGCCAAATCTTGTTGTATTAAAATATACAAAAATGCCAGCTGCCCTTTGCGAAATAGGGTTTTTAACTAATCCCACTGATTTAAAGAACTTAAAAAGTGAGGCTTTTCAGCAAAAAACTGCGCAAGCTTTATGTGATGCAGTAATTAAGGCTTTAGAGAAAATTGAACTAGAGAAAAAAGCCAATCAATAA